A stretch of Manis javanica isolate MJ-LG chromosome 1, MJ_LKY, whole genome shotgun sequence DNA encodes these proteins:
- the LOC118971264 gene encoding uncharacterized protein has translation MKSEVMACQGTRRDIFRSEILRAEDRASGARDRAADLGVLVQKMDLKTGKEMNSGAAQKGCRGPPGAPRSQPPTLDGMSVPPAILVNLLE, from the exons GGACCAGACGTGACATCTTCAGATCAGAGATCCTAAGGGCAGAAGACAGAGCTTCAGGAGCCCGAGACAGAGCCGCAGACTTGGGGGTCCTGGTTCAG AAAATGGATCTGAAGACTGGGAAAGAGATGAACTCCGGTGCTGCTCAGAAG GGATGCCGGGGGCCCCCCGGAGCACCCAGGAGCCAGCCGCCCACCCTGGATGGCATGTCTGTACCTCCCGCAATTTTGGTGAACCTGTTGGAGTGA